One window from the genome of Haliaeetus albicilla chromosome 26, bHalAlb1.1, whole genome shotgun sequence encodes:
- the FUT7 gene encoding alpha-(1,3)-fucosyltransferase 7 isoform X2: MPRALPLPRPPWGWPGVKAVVTAGVFVTTLWNLRCFLNPSEVSGEAPKHTEPLVVLVWDWPSKQVPNVSGDICHELYGITGCWLTTERQLLDQADVVVFPHTRLQPGRDRLPKERPPGQNWVWVSLESPSNTKALAGWNQTFNWVMTYRRDSDIFIPYGKLVPNRSATMNIPTKTNLVSWVISNYHRTQKRAEVYRNLSRYLHVNIYGKANKKPLCKDCLLPTTSKSKFYLAFENSIHQDYITEKLWRNSLMASTVPVVLGPPRANYEQFIPADSFIHVDDFGSLAELATFLKTMNSSRYRQFFAWQKRYSVKLYTDWRERICTICTAYPSLPRGHVYPDLESWFNT, encoded by the coding sequence ATGCCCCGGGCATTGCCGCTGCCACGGCCACCGTGGGGCTGGCCTGGAGTGAAGGCAGTGGTTACCGCCGGGGTGTTTGTAACCACCCTCTGGAACCTGAGGTGCTTCCTCAATCCCTCTGAGGTCTCTGGAGAAGCCCCCAAGCATACTGAGCCGCTGGTGGTCCTGGTGTGGGACTGGCCCTCGAAGCAGGTCCCCAATGTCAGTGGGGACATTTGCCATGAGCTATATGGCATCACGGGCTGCTGGCTCACCACGGAGCGGCAGCTTCTGGACCAGGCGGATGTGGTGGTGTTCCCCCACACCAGGCTCCAGCCCGGCAGGGACAGGCTGCCCAAGGAGAGGCCGCCAGGGCAGAACTGGGTGTGGGTCTCCCTGGAGTCCCCCTCCAACACTAAAGCTCTAGCAGGATGGAACCAGACCTTCAACTGGGTGATGACCTACAGACGAGACTCAGACATCTTCATCCCCTATGGCAAGCTTGTGCCCAACCGGTCAGCCACCATGAACATCCCCACAAAGACCAACTTGGTGTCATGGGTTATCAGCAACTACCACAGGACTCAGAAAAGAGCTGAAGTCTACCGAAACCTCTCCAGGTACCTCCACGTAAACATATAcggaaaagcaaacaaaaagccacTTTGCAAGGACTGCCTCTTGCCAACAACATCCAAGTCCAAGTTCTACCTGGCCTTTGAGAACTCCATCCACCAGGACTACATCACTGAGAAGCTCTGGAGGAACTCTCTGATGGCCAGCACCGTGCCTGTGGTGCTGGGGCCTCCCCGGGCCAACTATGAGCAGTTCATTCCTGCAGACTCCTTCATTCACGTTGATGACTTTGGTtccctggcagagctggctACCTTCCTAAAGACCATGAACTCCAGCCGCTACAGGCAGTTCTTTGCCTGGCAGAAGAGGTACAGTGTGAAGCTCTACACCGACTGGAGGGAGCGCATCTGCACCATCTGCACTGCCTACCCCAGCCTGCCCCGTGGCCATGTCTATCCCGACCTGGAGAGCTGGTTCAACACCTAG
- the FUT7 gene encoding alpha-(1,3)-fucosyltransferase 7 isoform X1, translating into MPTCVLGGDQPACNKLYPQPSCDSEAGKDALNSSVSSVTREGDSQPGSMPRALPLPRPPWGWPGVKAVVTAGVFVTTLWNLRCFLNPSEVSGEAPKHTEPLVVLVWDWPSKQVPNVSGDICHELYGITGCWLTTERQLLDQADVVVFPHTRLQPGRDRLPKERPPGQNWVWVSLESPSNTKALAGWNQTFNWVMTYRRDSDIFIPYGKLVPNRSATMNIPTKTNLVSWVISNYHRTQKRAEVYRNLSRYLHVNIYGKANKKPLCKDCLLPTTSKSKFYLAFENSIHQDYITEKLWRNSLMASTVPVVLGPPRANYEQFIPADSFIHVDDFGSLAELATFLKTMNSSRYRQFFAWQKRYSVKLYTDWRERICTICTAYPSLPRGHVYPDLESWFNT; encoded by the exons ATGCCCACCTGTGTTCTTGGAGGGGACCAGCCTGCCTGCAACAAGCTGTacccccagcccagctgtgaCTCTGAGGCTGGGAAGGATGCCCTCAACAGCA gtGTCAGCTCTGTCACCCGAGAAGGTGACAGCCAGCCCGGCAGCATGCCCCGGGCATTGCCGCTGCCACGGCCACCGTGGGGCTGGCCTGGAGTGAAGGCAGTGGTTACCGCCGGGGTGTTTGTAACCACCCTCTGGAACCTGAGGTGCTTCCTCAATCCCTCTGAGGTCTCTGGAGAAGCCCCCAAGCATACTGAGCCGCTGGTGGTCCTGGTGTGGGACTGGCCCTCGAAGCAGGTCCCCAATGTCAGTGGGGACATTTGCCATGAGCTATATGGCATCACGGGCTGCTGGCTCACCACGGAGCGGCAGCTTCTGGACCAGGCGGATGTGGTGGTGTTCCCCCACACCAGGCTCCAGCCCGGCAGGGACAGGCTGCCCAAGGAGAGGCCGCCAGGGCAGAACTGGGTGTGGGTCTCCCTGGAGTCCCCCTCCAACACTAAAGCTCTAGCAGGATGGAACCAGACCTTCAACTGGGTGATGACCTACAGACGAGACTCAGACATCTTCATCCCCTATGGCAAGCTTGTGCCCAACCGGTCAGCCACCATGAACATCCCCACAAAGACCAACTTGGTGTCATGGGTTATCAGCAACTACCACAGGACTCAGAAAAGAGCTGAAGTCTACCGAAACCTCTCCAGGTACCTCCACGTAAACATATAcggaaaagcaaacaaaaagccacTTTGCAAGGACTGCCTCTTGCCAACAACATCCAAGTCCAAGTTCTACCTGGCCTTTGAGAACTCCATCCACCAGGACTACATCACTGAGAAGCTCTGGAGGAACTCTCTGATGGCCAGCACCGTGCCTGTGGTGCTGGGGCCTCCCCGGGCCAACTATGAGCAGTTCATTCCTGCAGACTCCTTCATTCACGTTGATGACTTTGGTtccctggcagagctggctACCTTCCTAAAGACCATGAACTCCAGCCGCTACAGGCAGTTCTTTGCCTGGCAGAAGAGGTACAGTGTGAAGCTCTACACCGACTGGAGGGAGCGCATCTGCACCATCTGCACTGCCTACCCCAGCCTGCCCCGTGGCCATGTCTATCCCGACCTGGAGAGCTGGTTCAACACCTAG